From Arachis stenosperma cultivar V10309 chromosome 2, arast.V10309.gnm1.PFL2, whole genome shotgun sequence, one genomic window encodes:
- the LOC130960921 gene encoding protein TIME FOR COFFEE-like, whose product MLMERTRESKRSAMASSTAAGNGFHRRSRHRTIALRESSEEGVNKRGRSKRLRSSQSRREEGDEHSTEESVGNEQDDDIVQQDAGATATGSVNTTSSFAASDQILRRSFVPPPTLKVTDEMIGVAVPRKARSASVKRSNENCVSASGGGGDRNFRQQSNSPVEPASPSSSSVSGKKKMKVIGDSSETLKSQSSDIEIEIAELLYGLRTSKKNDTSSSKDADKKKVDECNSSHALVPCNSTTAELVSVQTEQSASVHCHGGNAVVNESGSSEAPNDVIGEDKNSGAGCGVFTDGRSASPVREKPKWLTELDVEKQNSASTKVVPTVPGTSGQRVGKFEIDLMAPPPVMPSPEGDDLSKGDVIPETKPWALNLEKKREDSSAKVEDMEKTFKREKTADETEEAKKVTLRERCDVLKHDLEKPNNVNDTSPSIKLEEQNSNKEQYTRLSNPKVEKTAQYSSMPLSTAGSGHPNNLSSVGCTMPSERVFKMDKATGSLTKFEHVKEVPSQPQPKRCATHHYIARNIFLHQQFTKMNALLAPSIGSASLCGTKPNNPSAESLVIGKQSQKHHAVQGKGSSTTSDSSLTAVKSSNNANPTDSTQRMQLGLQQGSHPGSTSNLVHAPAYLLPPGQHQASVAAATSQAGLNSTTGALSYKSHSSGARSLATSSTLPAVAASMSFSYPNFSTSDTPYVTIVQNNGYSFPYSTSLAGANAAIRGANPAQAPQILNGTCYSSQSIHPPQHPQQHPHSQVLVPPSYPNPSTSSSSSSYKQSQGAQFNGNSILTSPPMQSQQSQKQHASLSHHLKHETEVNRDNASSVVNRKSYPQKNVHGHNFTIPAQPVNLSFRPSVISDNVGGNSRNISDKQQQQQASKGGVETTPSQAFAISFGAYNGTNVPSNLNFSAVGQNPVIFHSLPDISWQGYQAASTPHSTQQRPYSITEGKSGGSSSHQEDEKKITHGKSSTNYGPTTLVFDNSSKNVNFMFSPSNGNWPNCTVASSSVTSVSSTAITSAPLSSNASSSQEPSLLHLQKQYGIQQSQQQPAMATWYKAPSTNINSATKFANDIPVFTQTQSKSSTQASNSRSSGRTMDSHLHHAPVITSNAPNLKSYSQERGRISQGRMQISFGGDYTTPLPPQGQLISNNRPVSTTVAGIAGTTPNGGNLKPNPEGRKVSSSMNTSSVNTSQSQQTDNSSAGSGKKSSPVCGRNVPSILSSCPSQLSELKY is encoded by the exons ATGCTCATGGAGAGAACTAGAGAATCGAAGAGATCAGCCATGGCGTCTTCCACCGCCGCCGGCAACGGTTTCCACAGACGCAGTAGGCACCGAACCATCGCTCTCAGGGAGTCCTCAG AGGAAGGTGTGAACAAGAGAGGGAGGAGCAAGAGATTGAGAAGCTCTCAGTCGCGCAGGGAGGAAGGCGACGAGCACAGCACCGAAGAGAGCGTCGGAAACGAGCAGGACGACGACATAGTACAGCAAGACGCCGGAGCTACTGCGACTGGTTCCGTCAATACGACGTCGTCGTTCGCCGCCTCCGATCAAATTCTTCGCCGGAGCTTCGTTCCGCCGCCGACGCTAAAGGTCACGGACGAGATGATCGGCGTCGCGGTTCCGAGGAAAGCTCGTTCAG CATCTGTGAAAAGATCGAACGAAAATTGTGTCTCTGCAAGCGGCGGCGGCGGCGACCGTAATTTCCGGCAACAGTCGAATTCTCCGGTTGAGCCGGcatctccttcttcttcgaGTGTTTCtgggaagaaaaagatg AAAGTGATTGGTGATTCTTCTGAGACATTGAAATCGCAATCATCAGATATTGAGATTGAAATAGCTGAGCTTCTTTACGGTTTGAGGACTTCCAAGAAAAATGACACGTCGTCTTCTAAGGATGCTG ATAAAAAGAAAGTGGACGAGTGCAACAGTTCTCATGCTTTAGTACCTTGTAATTCAACAACAGCAGAGTTGGTTAGTGTTCAAACTGAGCAATCTGCAAGTGTTCATTGTCACGGTGGTAATGCAGTTGTTAACGAAAGTGGATCATCAGAGGCTCCAAATGATGTCATAGGGGAAGATAAGAATTCAGGTGCCGGATGTGGTGTTTTCACTGATGGAAGATCAGCCTCCCCTGTGAGGGAAAAGCCGAAGTGGCTCACCGAGCTGGATGTTGAGAAACAGAATTCAGCTTCAACTAAAGT GGTACCTACTGTTCCGGGGACCAGTGGCCAAAGAGTAGGCAAGTTTGAGATTGATCTGATG GCTCCTCCTCCTGTGATGCCATCCCCTGAAGGAGATGACTTATCAAAGGGTGATGTCATACCAGAGACTAAACCTTGGGCACTGAATTTGGAAAAG AAGAGAGAAGATAGCAGTGCGAAGGTTGAAGACATGGAAAAAACATTTAAGAGAGAAAAAACTGCAGATGAAACAGAAGAGGCAAAAAAGGTCACACTTAGAGAAAGATGTGATGTGCTAAAACATGATTTGGAGAAGCCAAACAATGTTAATGATACAAGTCCAAGCATTAAGTTAGAAGAGCAGAATAGTAATAAGGAACAATATACTAGATTATCAAATCCCAAAGTTGAGAAAACtg CTCAATATAGCTCAATGCCTCTATCAACTGCTGGATCGGGTCATCCAAACAATCTCTCTTCCGTTGG ATGCACAATGCCTTCAGAGAGAGTTTTTAAGATGGACAAAGCCACAGGGTCATTGACAAAGTTTGAG CATGTGAAGGAAGTTCCTTCTCAACCACAACCAAAGAGATGTGCAACCCATCATTACATTGCTCGTAACATCTTCTTACACCAGCAGTTCACAAAGATGAACGCCCTTTTGGCACCATCTATTGGCTCTGCTTCGCTGTGTGGCACAAAGCCCAACAATCCCTCGGCAGAAAGTTTGGTTATTGGGAAGCAATCTCAGAAACACCATGCAGTACAGGGGAAAGGGTCATCTACCACAAGTGATTCTAGTCTTACGGCAGTTAAAAGTTCTAATAATGCCAATCCAACGGATTCAACACAAAGGATGCAGCTCGGGCTCCAGCAAGGTTCACATCCTGGCTCAACTAGCAATCTAGTG CATGCTCCTGCTTATTTACTTCCTCCGGGTCAGCATCAGGCATCAGTAGCAGCAGCTACAAGTCAGGCAGGTTTAAATTCCACCACCGGTGCTTTGTCATATAAGTCCCATAGTTCAGGTGCTAGATCTCTTGCTACCTCTTCAACTTTGCCAGCAGTAGCAGCTTCAATGAGCTttagctacccaaatttttcaACCAGTGATACTCCGTATGTGACAATAGTTCAAAATAATGGTTACTCATTCCCGTATTCGACCTCATTGGCTGGGGCTAATGCAGCAATTAGAGGTGCAAACCCTGCACAGGCACCACAAATACTCAATGGGACTTGCTACTCTTCTCAATCAATTCATCCTCCTCAGCATCCACAACAGCACCCTCATTCACAAGTACTGGTTCCACCAAGTTATCCCAATCCAAGCACATCGAGCAGTTCATCATCATATAAGCAGTCACAGGGTGCACAGTTTAATGGCAATAGCATTTTGACCTCTCCACCTATGCAATCACAACAGTCACAAAAGCAACACGCCTCGCTGTCCCACCATCTCAAGCATGAAACTGAGGTTAACAGAGACAATGCCTCATCTGTTGTGAATCGAAAATCTTACCCACAAAAGAACGTGCATGGACACAACTTCACAATTCCAGCTCAGCCAGTGAACTTATCTTTCCGGCCATCTGTAATTTCTGACAATGTTGGTGGAAACAGTCGGAATATCAGTGACAAGCAACAACAGCAACAGGCTTCTAAAGGCGGAGTGGAGACTACACCATCTCAAGCATTTGCAATATCATTTGGTGCATATAATGGGACAAACGTTCCTTCAAACCTTAACTTCTCAGCTGTGGGACAGAACCCCGTGATATTTCATAGCCTGCCTGATATTTCATGGCAAGGATATCAAGCTGCAAGCACACCTCATTCTACTCAGCAAAGGCCTTATTCAATAACTGAAGGGAAGAGTGGAGGTAGTTCTTCCCATCAAGAAGATGAGAAGAAAATCACTCATGGAAAATCATCAACCAATTATGGACCAACAACTCTTGTTTTTGATAATTCATCAAAGAATGTTAACTTTATGTTTTCTCCTTCAAATGGAAACTGGCCTAATTGCACTGTTGCTTCAAGTTCAGTAACAAGTGTGTCTTCAACTGCAATAACAAGTGCGCCTCTTTCTAGTAATGCCTCAAGTTCTCAAGAGCCATCATTGCTTCACCTTCAGAAGCAGTATGGTATTCAACAGTCACAGCAGCAGCCTGCTATGGCTACTTGGTATAAAGCACCATCCACCAATATCAATTCGGCCACAAAGTTTGCCAATGATATCCCTGTTTTCACACAAACTCAAAGCAAAAGTTCTACCCAAGCTTCTAACTCTAGGAGCTCAGGAAGAACCATGGATTCTCATCTTCATCATGCACCTGTTATAACATCTAATGCTCCAAACCTCAAAAGTTATTCTCAGGAGCGAGGAAGAATTTCACAGGGTCGTATGCAAATTTCATTTGGGGGAGATTACACAACCCCCCTGCCACCACAAGGGCAATTAATCAGTAACAACCGACCTGTGTCTACAACAGTTGCAGGCATTGCAGGCACTACACCTAATGGGGGCAATTTGAAGCCAAATCCAGAGGGAAGGAAAGTTAGTTCATCGATGAACACTTCATCAGTGAACACTTCTCAATCGCAACAAACTGATAATTCTTCTGCTGGGAGTGGTAAAAAATCTTCTCCAGTTTGTGGGAGAAATGTTCCTTCAATTTTAAGCTCATGCCCCAGCCAACTATCTGAGCTAAAgtattaa